The Hippocampus zosterae strain Florida chromosome 2, ASM2543408v3, whole genome shotgun sequence genome contains the following window.
GCAAAAAATTAAAGATGAGGAGAAAAAGGTTGTCTGCTGGGATATGGCATCATCTGGAATGCTTgggacccacacacacattggcaaCAACCTGCACAAATGGGATCCCGGAACTCTATCAAAAGTTTTTGTCTTACACTGCATtggtgtcaaacacattttttgttgcagGCTCTATCGTTATTGTTGTTTCCCTCTGAAGGTCATTGTGAGTGAAAGTATCAAATGATTACATATAAAGCACATGACAAATTGCTGGTTAACTACTTTGGAAATCAACATTGTAGGGTTTGAATGCTCCGAGGCTGTTGTGTGACCTGTCCTTCTctcaagactctaaattgtcaacacatttgattgattttaaatttGAGTGTGAGCGGTTTGTTTTTCTGGATGTGCCTTGCGATCTGTTTAAATACTTTGatggaattatttatttaaagtagagggcaaaatattagaaactgcTCTCTGTATAATGCAAACATGCTTTAGTAGAGCTTAGAGTTAAAAGCAAACACGGTGCATCATATTTTAGCTATTATGCCTCACTCAAATGCAATAAACTGCCAACAGGACCAAGTGTTAATGTATTCAAatgcagattaaaaaatatactttttttccccccataccAATGATCAAGATCTTTAGAGTATTTCTATATTCAATGTGCTTCTGGAACTGGTCATTATTtttgtacactgaaaaaaaaaggtgtgttgaATTTCCTAAAGTGGTCACATGAACTAAAATTATCTGAATCCTGATACCTTTTGAAGTGCACTATACAGCTATTTAAAATGTATCTAAATCCAGATGCTATTCTATcgtgtgcagccacttgaccaaaaaataaaaaataaaataccgaGTTGATTCACACACAATGTTGTTTGGTGTCAATTtagaaaatgtatttgtatttctgggcggcccggtggcccagtggttagcgcgtcaacctcacagtatagagggttcaattccagctccggcctccctgagtggagtttgcatgttctccctgggcctgtgtgggttttctgcgggtactccggtttcctcccacattccaataacatgcatggcaggatgattgagcactctaaattgtccctaggtgtgagtgtgaatggttgttcgtctctgtgtgccctgtgattggctggcagccagttcaggccAAATCAGCTGGGAGAGcgtccagcaacccccgcgacccagtTCAGTATAAacgatgttgaaaatggataaatggattTTGCCTTTAAAAGTGGCGTTATGTATCAAACTGTGCTGAATAAAGAAATCTGATTTCCCTATAATAACAAACATATTGTTAAATACTCTACATTATGTTCTAATTGTGCAGCTTGTCCAAATGATGCTTCAAAATAGTGCGCACCCATGAATTGTGTCAActgaataccccccccccctttttttgaaaCTTATAACGATTGAAATTGACCACGATTTGGTCATGTTTCTTATGTGCTCTTGGTCTGCACACAGGGAATACTTTATAAACGCTAGATCATACCTTGCACTTTTGTGGCGGAGAAGTACCACAGATATGCCGTATATCACAATACGACAATCACATTATCTGTAGGTGCCGTCACAACAACATTGTATCTTGTAGCTTTCCATTACGCGTGAGGAGGAGAGCAAGTCGTAAATATGTCGACTGTAAATGATGTGAAACATCACTAACTAGCTTCCTGGTTCCCTTGGCAACGACCAAAGCTTGTCAAGTCTTTTGTGGGGATCATCAGGCGGTTATTTAACCCCTCGAATGACTACAAAGAAACAAAGCAGACTGAAAACACCAACCATTTCCATCGGAAAGAAATAAAACTCTAAAACCTTAAAatctcatttgtatttattattattatttggattattttacaATAGCTAATCATAAAGTGTGCATACATGTCTTCCAACAAAATACTGAGAGCCACAAATGACAATGTCGTCGCAAGCAGTACTGTACGTGATGTGCTGATATTTCAAGTGTCCACTGAGCGGCGCTGCAGGGTCGCAGATTTCCTGTGCTGCGGTTACTGTACTTCCAAATTGTATTGTGTATGGATTATGTTTATTAACATTCAGTACATCAGTTATATTGAGGAATCATAGTTGTATTattgttttaattaattttaatagcTATAACATtataatgcataaaaaaaataaatgcatcaaaatacaaAGTTGAGATATAAAACGCGCCATAACTGCACCAGATGAACTATATACGATTATTGGAGTTTTTCAAAGGACTCAAGTAGGTCTACCTTTAATAAAATTTCGATCTAAAGGCACCAATCCTCCAAAATAAATCGATGTTTGgtaactttattttttactgcGTCATGTTTTATGTTGAAAATAATTACGTATCAGGTTTTTTCCTGCTTTACATTAATGGATGTAagcatggatgcatggatggatgttagatagagagagagaaagggagagaaagagagagagagagcgagcgagcgagcgagagagagagagagagattaagaGCTCTTGTGTATCACGAAAAATTATAAAATTTCATTGAATTGGCCATAAAACACAATaatgtatatttattcatttctattCCAGCAACATAGAGGCAGACAGAACTAATCCATAATCTTCTATTAGATGGCAGACGGTACGTGATgataagatagatagatagatagatagatagatagatagatagatagatagatagatagatagatagatagatagatagatagatagatagatagatagatagatagatagatagatagatagatagatagatagatagatagatagatagatagatagatagatagatagatagatagatagatagatagatagatagatagatagatagatagatagatagatagatagatagatagatagatagatagatagatagatagatagatagatagatagatagatagatagatagatagatagatagatgtgctCACCTCGCTGCCTGTTCTCAACTCCGTGACCTTCACAATTTTTGGAGAGGAACCCCGAAGAGTCACGTCATTTCCACAACATCCTGACGCTGCCCACACGTTCCACCTGAGAAGATACTCATTTGTATGTCTGTTTTGATGTATCATacagccccccgcccctcccccccaaaaacatgacTATATCGACTGTGAAACTAATTGTCGAATGTTGGTGGCAATTAAGCACAATGTGTATGTAATGGGGTTAATTTTaaacaaatttttttaaaggcaaattAAGCTTTAAGTGTTGAACCATTCCAACATTACAGGCAACAATTTAGGCAACTGGTCATTTAAATTACTGCCGTTCCTGTTGGAATAATGTGAAGCCGTTTGGCTGGTGGTGAGTGTTTTCGTCTGCGCGCAATGATgctaataaattaaaaaaaactatgggacagttaaaaaaaataggagcagaCTTCAGCATGCGggggttttcttctttttttagaaGACTTGGACGAATTAGCAATTCTGCTCCACGCGTGAATTGAATACAGATGTATTTCCAAAAGGACACACTGAAAGATCTAAATGCTGATGACTTGTAAACCATGCTGTATAATTGAATATGTATTCAATAATAGTGCGCCGAAATCAACCTTATCAGGACCTAATAATTAATTGGTCCTACTTAATATTCACGTCGCGTGGTGTAACACGGCCTTTGCGTTGTTGCTTAAGAGCatagataaaatattaatcgggGTAATTATTTCTTATGACACGCGCAGCAGCGACTTCCTGTCGGAGGTTGATTGAAATATTGGCAGCCATTTGGTGTTGAAAAGTTTGCTTTGCGCGAGATATACCCCCAGATCACTGACAAAGTCGTGTTAGGAGCATAGCGGTGTGACACAGCCCCTCCATTATTGGGTTCCCAGGGCCTCACCAGCACGCACCCACGCAAGCGCGCACACACCGCTGCCAACATAGGCTTGGGGAGCCATGAAAAAGCCAAAGCTGTTGCAAAATAGGCGGATCAAAACCCATTATGAGATTTGAAGCGTGGTTTTGTGTCGGGCCCGCTTGAATCTCTCACCAGATTGGCGTATTTGTGCACAAGCAAGGCATGCTCGTGCGTGCAAAATGATCATGTGGCAGGCAGCGCAGTGTGCTGTTGGCAACTTGGCTGACTGCTCTCAAGTGGAAATGGACAAAAAGCGCAAGCAACAATTACAGTATTTGGATTTCACCTTGTGGTGAAACATCTCGTTGAAAATTAGTAACGAAAACCGCCAGTGATTCAAAAGCGGGAGAAGGAAATAAAGTTTTGCATGACTCCCATATAGGACGTGCCACATCTCCAGTACCGGAGACAAAGAAGTGTTGCGATGTGATCATTGAATTCGGTTGCTAAGCAACTCGTGTGGGAATTCATCCGCGAAATTCAAACCGTACGTCGCAAGGATACGTTCTGTGAGTTCTGACGAACGGCGAGAgtgaaaagtttaaaaaaaactaattaaaaaaacaagccaCCAAGATACACGACTCACTCACTATACTATTGCTGCTCACACGTGCCATATTTTGCACAATATGAAAACAAACGCAGGTGCCTGAATTAATCTGAATTTGGCCTGCAGCAGTTGAAATTTATCACTGACCTCAATAATAAATACAGCACATCTCCACGTTCGATTGAAAACTGGCGGGAAAGCATTCTTAATACACCCTTTATTCATAAGAAAGCGTCCTGACACGTCCACACACATCCAAGGGAATCCTCCCACTTTCCCCAAACTGTGCAAACTCCAAATGGGCCACATGGACAAGTTGGGATGTTATTGAGCCTGAAGAGGCTCAACGTGTAAACAAACGACTGCATTAGGTAGTTTTCAACGCCGCTGCATCAACGCCAACATTGATGCAATTATTTTGGCGAATGTGTTTTATCGAAATTCGACATTTTAAGTATATTTCACTTTCCAAAATGCTGATCAGCAACATTGCACGTTAACGTGTTTatccaagaaaataaaaacctccaataataataataaaaataataataataataataataataataatataacgtCAATTTAACACACACCATGGCTCAATTTCATTCTAACAAATTTATTGTGTCTCAACCAGCTCGTACGGAACCACTACTGAAATTAAATTACAATCAAATGATCACAACAAAATATACCAACACGGCAGCTTGTGATAATTTGTGCTCCTccagaataaaaaacaaacaataaaaaaaaaataagaagaaagagaaaatataaCAAGAAAGCATCTCACACAAGTCcatgggggagggggaaatAAATTACTGTCTGGAATAATTCATAGATATTCcgaataaaatattaaaacaaaccTCATTCTGAAGAAAAATATAAAGTAAATAATTACGATCAGTATCTGATCTAGTGATCTATATTGCCGGCTTTACAGAGTTGTTTATTAAAACCTACCAAAGACTACTGCTTAGAAAGGGCAGCATTTTATGTCCACAGTACCCACTCACCCTTGGCAAaacatttttagatttttttcccccctcgtcAAATAAGTGGAGCTGAAGTTTTTCTTAAATGTCTCTTTTTGTTGCAATATAGAAACGGAGAAAAGAAGAATCCACCACGACGACAACGTccattaaataaaaagaaaaagaaatgccaGCAAAGCAGAAATGATCTTTGAGATCGGACGAGTTTGGGGAGCAGTCCACttccggtcttttttttttttgtcgtggaaaaaaaaatccctgatcCTTCGAATGTGGGTGACAAATACAACAAGACAGCTTGGTGGATGTCGTTCGACTGGTTTGAAAGCGGGACAGTCCTTCGTGGAAATGTGTACAAAAAAAGCTGGGCCCTTTGTCTCCATCACACAGGACAGTGGTCGTTGTTTTGGAGGGTGAGCGCAGGGGGACGGAAGGTGGGGGCATCAAAACAACACTTTGTAATGGTGGTATGATGTgtgttgaggggtggggggcatcttGATGTGTCTCAATGCGCCAAAATTACCTGGTGGAATGAACTTGTGGTTGTCACCCTCTGGTCGCTCGCCTCACTTGCATCTTTTAAGTAATCTACTAAAAAATGCCCCTGAAAGAAACAAGCAGAAGGAACCTTTTAGGTTAAGACATTTCAGGGCCCTGAAGAAGATGCGTTTGTTCTGAAGGGGGTTGGGAGGAAAGTGGTTCAAggttctctttgtttttttctctctctctcgctctgctGAAAAATAGATATcacatttggttgtttttgtttgtttgtttgtttgtttttgcagtctCATTCACATTCCCTCACAATCACAGAATCAAAACGCTGCTATCCCGGCGATagtctgcatgtgtgtttttgcgTAATCAGTCGAATTGTGTCTAAAATATTCTGCCGCGCTGCTCTCTATGTTTCACTGAACATTCGTTTGCAGTCCATGGAGGGGGGCGGTGTTTCTGCACTCACATTGCCGACCTGAGAGTACACATCCTCCGGCGTCTGCGCCACTCCGGGGGGCGTCATCCGCTTTTCCTTCTGTCTCCTATTGCAAAACCACACTCGGACCACCTCCTTCTCCAGCTGCAGGTTGTCCGCCAGGGTGCTGATTTCCTGGGCCGAGGGCTTGGGACACTTGAGGAAGTGGCTCTCCAGGGCCCCCTTGACGCTCACCTCGATGGACGTGCGCTTCTTTCTCTTCCTCCCCTGCGCGGCGATCTTGTCGATGCTGGTGGGGCTGCCGGTGGAAGAGTCGGCCTCCTCCAGCCACTTGTTCAGCAGCGGCTTGAGCTTACACATGTTTTTGAAACTGAGCTGCAGGGCCTCGAACCTGCAGATGGTCGTCTGCGAGAAGACGTTGCCGTAGAGGGTGCCCAGCGCCAGGCCCACGTCCGCCTGCGTGAAGCCCAGCTTGATCCTCCGCTGCTTGAACTGCTTGGCAAACTGCTCCAAGTCGTCCGAGGTCGGCGTGTCGTCGTCCGAGTGCGGGTCGTGGCTGTTGACGCCGCcgtggtgctggtggtgcggatgatgctgatgatggtggtggtggtgctgcgCGCCGTGCTCCAGATCCGGGGTGTCGCCCCTCACCAAGCCCGGGTGCACCAGGCTCTGGCTGCCGGGGCTGAGCATGCCATTCACAGTGAAGCCCCCCGGCTGAGAGTAGATGAGcgactgctgctgttgctgctgctgcccacCCGATATGGAGTTCATGTGCGCCGCGGTGCTGCTGCCCCAAGCCCCGGCATGAGTCTGGTGGGCCGCTAAGTGAGGCGGCACCGGCGGCCGGTGGTGCAGCGCGGTGCCGGTGTGCAGGTCGTCTCTGGCCGAGGTTTTCACGTCTTGCTGCTGCGGACTGGCGCTCATGCCGACCGGGCTCGACGACCAGGGGGAGCCGGCTTCGGCGGCGGCCACCGCGGCGgccgctgcggcggcggcggcatgcGGGAGAGAGGTCACCCACTGGTGGGCATGGCTCAGCATGTGTCCCCCGTTGCTCGCTGCCATTGCGCCCTGCATAAAGTCACTTTGCACCATCTTAATCGAGGGGTCTCCTCTGTAGCCCCCGGAGCCCGAGGTAACAGCAGCACTTCCCGGCTGCATGCCGCCGCCTCCCGAGTCAGAGTGCACGATGGAGCCCGGCGATAGGATGCTATTGCTGCCCAGATACGGATTGGAAGCCGCGGTGGCCATTCCGTCAAGCCTTATGAATATGATGGTGCTTTGCCCCCCTCCCTTTCTTCAGTCACTTCGTTCGTGTGGGCAAATTATAGCTCATGAATTATTCAAACTTCTAAAAGTATGTCTTGCCACACACAATACGTGCGTAAAAACGCCAAGTAGACGTTTTGGGAAAACTGAATAAAATCCGCGTGCATTTACAGCATTTGGGAAGCTGTGCGTGGAGATGGACGAATACAAAGTCCCGCTTTTCAA
Protein-coding sequences here:
- the pou3f3b gene encoding POU domain, class 3, transcription factor 3-B isoform X2 — translated: MATAASNPYLGSNSILSPGSIVHSDSGGGGMQPGSAAVTSGSGGYRGDPSIKMVQSDFMQGAMAASNGGHMLSHAHQWVTSLPHAAAAAAAAAVAAAEAGSPWSSSPVGMSASPQQQDVKTSARDDLHTGTALHHRPPVPPHLAAHQTHAGAWGSSTAAHMNSISGGQQQQQQQSLIYSQPGGFTVNGMLSPGSQSLVHPGLVRGDTPDLEHGAQHHHHHHQHHPHHQHHGGVNSHDPHSDDDTPTSDDLEQFAKQFKQRRIKLGFTQADVGLALGTLYGNVFSQTTICRFEALQLSFKNMCKLKPLLNKWLEEADSSTGSPTSIDKIAAQGRKRKKRTSIEVSVKGALESHFLKCPKPSAQEISTLADNLQLEKEVVRVWFCNRRQKEKRMTPPGVAQTPEDVYSQGHFLVDYLKDASEASDQRVTTTSSFHQVILAH
- the pou3f3b gene encoding POU domain, class 3, transcription factor 3-B isoform X1, translated to MATAASNPYLGSNSILSPGSIVHSDSGGGGMQPGSAAVTSGSGGYRGDPSIKMVQSDFMQGAMAASNGGHMLSHAHQWVTSLPHAAAAAAAAAVAAAEAGSPWSSSPVGMSASPQQQDVKTSARDDLHTGTALHHRPPVPPHLAAHQTHAGAWGSSTAAHMNSISGGQQQQQQQSLIYSQPGGFTVNGMLSPGSQSLVHPGLVRGDTPDLEHGAQHHHHHHQHHPHHQHHGGVNSHDPHSDDDTPTSDDLEQFAKQFKQRRIKLGFTQADVGLALGTLYGNVFSQTTICRFEALQLSFKNMCKLKPLLNKWLEEADSSTGSPTSIDKIAAQGRKRKKRTSIEVSVKGALESHFLKCPKPSAQEISTLADNLQLEKEVVRVWFCNRRQKEKRMTPPGVAQTPEDVYSQVGNGHFLVDYLKDASEASDQRVTTTSSFHQVILAH